The nucleotide window AATGTTATTCGAGATGATGTTGCTCAGTTTTATAGTGAGCCGGTCAACCTGACCCGCAGTGAAACCTTGCTGACCAGTTTTCAGCATGCGCAACTTAAAGGCTGCATTCAAGCCAATATCGCCAGCCATTATTATATTGGCATGTTTAACAGCCTCAGTTGTGAAGCAAAACAAATTTCAAATCTGGACGATTTAAGTAACTTGTTTGCTCTGCGCACCTTAAACTTAAGCTACAACCAGATAAACAATATTGAGACGCTAGGCAAGCTTAAGCACTTAGTGTCTTTAAACCTAAACAATAATCAAGTAAGTGATGTCTCGCCGTTATTTAACCAACAAAAGCGCTGGCTAAAATTATCATTACAAAATAATCCGGTCTATTGTTGGCAAGTGGACTATCTACAAAACTTTGAAGATGTTTATGCCATAGATTTACCCGCGGATTGCGACGATGCCACCGAGTATGACGATTACGATATGGATGGCACAAGTAATCGAGACGAACTCAACAATAACACCAATCCAGCGTTAAACGCCCTCGGAGCCGGTGTTGCGCGCTTTGCAATTGCCAGTTACCAATTTAATGGTGGCGCTGGCGATGTCAGCGTTAAAGTTGAACGTCGCAATGGCAATGTCGGTATTCTCGAGGTATCTGTTGCCGTTAATGATGGTGATAATAATGTGGTCAGCGATGAGGTTATTACATTACAGCAACGAACATTAAGTTTTGCTCATGGACAGTTAGAAACCACACTGAATTTGCATATTGGTGAGCTGCAAAGCAGCAGTAAAACCTATCAATTAGTGTTAAATAGTGGTGACAACTCCAGCAGCGCCAACGTGATCATCAGTAATGAACAAGTCACCAGTGCCGAGCAAAGCTCATCTTCTAGTGGCGGCAGTGGCGGTTCTCTATCTTGGTTTATCGCTAGCTTGGGGTTATTAATGGTGATGATAACAAGATGGCGAAAAGCATCTAGACAGGCATTTAGATAGGCATGAACGCCATTTCGTCGCTTTTGCAAAAGCTATTGCAAAAGCTACTGCTATAGCCATGTTAGAGCGGGTGTTAGGGCTGGTGTTAAAGTTGCTGCTAAAGCTGAAGTTGTCGATGAGTTTGTCATTGTAGATCACAAGCTATCAGGATTTGTACAAGCGATTAAATTGTTTAATTGAAAAACCATTGATAAATTGATCGCCTACTTTAACCACTGGCACGCCACGAAAACCAAGTTGATTAAACTCTTTTTTGCCATTAGGCGTCGAAACATTACAAAGCCGATATTTGATGCCTAAATTGTCCAGATATTGCTTCGCCGTTTGACAATGCGGGCATTTATTCATGGTGTATAAGGTCACTCGTTTCACAATATTGTTACTCGTTTTCAGTATGTCTTCGCACAGCGTTCAAAACTAAACACCTAAAATTAAACACCTAAAATTAAACACCTAAAATTAAACACCTAAAATTAAACACCTAAAACTAAACACCTATAATGGCAATGGCAATGACAGTCCGCATATAGGCCAATAGTTAATGCCAGCCACTGCGCCATATCGCGCTATCTTTTAGCTGACGCCAATCAATATCATATTGGTTATTATTGATAACCGCCTGAATGAGGCACTCTATTACCTTACCGTTATCATCGTATGTGACTTTGGCAATAAAGAAATGGCGTTCCTTATTATTGACCTGCAGTTTTGTCCACTTGCTGTTTAGTAATTTTTTGGGAGAGATCATCGTATCACCTTATTTTGCAGATGATACGATACAAAGCTCAGTTTAGATGCATTGTGGCTGCTTAACTCGACGTTAAAGCTCCATCTTAATGGCATCAATGATGGCTTCAGGTTTGGTCAAATACAGGTTGTGATTCAATAACACTAAGTTATCATCCACAGCCAATAGTAACGCCGGAAAT belongs to Thalassotalea sp. HSM 43 and includes:
- a CDS encoding glutaredoxin family protein encodes the protein MKRVTLYTMNKCPHCQTAKQYLDNLGIKYRLCNVSTPNGKKEFNQLGFRGVPVVKVGDQFINGFSIKQFNRLYKS
- a CDS encoding TIGR02450 family Trp-rich protein, encoding MISPKKLLNSKWTKLQVNNKERHFFIAKVTYDDNGKVIECLIQAVINNNQYDIDWRQLKDSAIWRSGWH